In one window of Bradyrhizobium sp. AZCC 1721 DNA:
- a CDS encoding FAD-dependent monooxygenase, whose product MARPLSIAIVGAGMGGLATAAALGRVGIDVTVYEQATQFARIGAGIQIGCNAMKVLRALGLEARLRAQSFYPRSWNNRDWRTGDIKFDMIFGESAEQKFGAPYLLAHRGDLHAALASAVPNACIRLNHKLVGLEETGEGVRLTFANGASVTADAVIGADGVHSVVRDILFGTSPVNFTGRIAYRTTYPAALLGGETIDDCTKWWGEDRHIVIYYVKPDRSEIYLVTSQPEPDFRIESWSAKGDVRELRKAFAGFHRQVELVLAACPDVHKWAIVDRNSQEHWADRNVTLLGDACHPMTPYMAQGAAMAIEDAAVLSRCLEGVEREGVAHAFRRFEATRKERTTRIQATSRANTWLSGRTDTDWVYCYDAWTVPLAA is encoded by the coding sequence ATGGCAAGACCGCTATCGATTGCGATCGTCGGCGCCGGCATGGGCGGGCTCGCAACCGCCGCGGCGCTAGGGCGGGTCGGCATCGATGTCACCGTCTATGAACAGGCCACGCAGTTCGCGCGGATCGGGGCCGGCATCCAGATTGGCTGCAATGCGATGAAGGTGTTGCGCGCCCTGGGGCTGGAGGCGAGGCTGCGCGCGCAATCCTTCTATCCGCGTTCCTGGAATAACCGCGACTGGCGCACCGGCGACATCAAGTTCGACATGATCTTCGGCGAGAGCGCCGAGCAGAAATTCGGTGCGCCCTATCTTCTGGCGCATCGCGGCGACCTTCATGCGGCGCTCGCCAGCGCCGTCCCCAATGCCTGCATCAGGCTCAACCACAAACTGGTCGGGCTGGAGGAAACCGGCGAGGGCGTTCGGCTCACCTTTGCCAATGGCGCAAGCGTTACAGCCGATGCCGTGATCGGGGCCGACGGCGTCCACTCGGTCGTGAGAGATATCCTGTTCGGCACGTCACCGGTGAACTTCACCGGGCGGATCGCCTACCGCACCACGTATCCCGCCGCGCTGCTCGGCGGCGAGACGATCGACGACTGCACCAAATGGTGGGGCGAGGACCGCCACATCGTCATCTATTACGTCAAGCCGGACCGCAGCGAGATCTACCTCGTCACCAGTCAGCCGGAGCCGGATTTCCGGATCGAATCCTGGTCGGCGAAAGGCGATGTCAGGGAATTGCGCAAGGCGTTCGCCGGCTTCCACCGCCAGGTCGAGCTGGTGCTGGCCGCGTGCCCCGACGTGCACAAATGGGCGATCGTCGATCGCAATTCGCAGGAGCATTGGGCGGATCGCAATGTGACGTTGCTTGGCGATGCCTGCCATCCGATGACGCCCTACATGGCGCAGGGCGCAGCGATGGCGATCGAGGACGCCGCCGTGCTGTCGCGTTGCCTCGAGGGCGTCGAGAGGGAAGGCGTCGCCCACGCATTCCGCCGCTTCGAGGCGACGCGCAAGGAGCGAACCACGCGCATTCAGGCTACGTCGCGCGCGAATACCTGGCTCAGCGGCAGGACCGATACCGACTGGGTGTACTGCTACGACGCCTGGACCGTGCCGCTGGCGGCGTAG
- a CDS encoding molybdopterin biosynthesis protein has product MGSGMTNTPSPKGRDNIDQDQFLTILSREDALARFEAALFPRAVASEKRSLAEALGCALAEDVVAPIDVPPFDRSNVDGFAVRSADLASAGEASPVRVMLNDEVIACGTAPTRPVLSGTATPIATGGPVPRGADAIVMVEHTQPAGHRAIDVRRAASPGQFVSYAGSDIARGEALLRAGTIVGSREIGMLAACGIAEVTVARRPRVAIISTGDELVQPGHSLRLAAIYDTNGAIVTAAITENGGEAKFLGAIADDEAQLESAMREALASSDMLVLSGGTSKGAGDVSHRIIGRLGKPGIIAHGVALKPGKPLCLAVCDGKPVIILPGFPTSAMFTFHDMIVPVLRRMAGLPPRSDAKVAARVPVRIASELGRAEFVMVSLVEGADGLIAYPTGKGSGAITSFAQADGFLRIDALADQMPAGSDAEVTLFTPHVRVPDLVIVGSHCTGLDLVTAPLAHAGLTVRSIAVGSLGGLSAAKRGECDFAPIHLFDEKTETYNTPYLSDGLELVPGWRRMQGIVFRKGDKRFEGLSAEDAVRAALADPACIMVNRNQGAGTRILIDRLLGGARPDGYWNQPRSHNAVAAAVAQHRADWGMTIAPVAHASNLGFIPFAEEHYDFALVTARKQRPAVQAFLDALASDGARAALEQAGFRPA; this is encoded by the coding sequence ATGGGTTCGGGAATGACGAATACGCCCTCGCCGAAAGGCCGCGACAATATCGATCAGGATCAATTCCTGACCATCCTGTCGCGCGAGGATGCGCTGGCGCGGTTTGAAGCCGCGCTGTTTCCGCGTGCGGTCGCGAGCGAGAAACGCTCGCTTGCGGAGGCGCTCGGCTGCGCGCTCGCCGAGGACGTCGTGGCGCCGATCGACGTGCCGCCGTTCGATCGCTCCAATGTCGATGGCTTTGCGGTGCGTTCCGCCGACCTCGCTTCGGCCGGCGAAGCTTCACCGGTACGCGTGATGCTGAACGACGAAGTGATCGCGTGCGGCACCGCCCCGACGCGGCCGGTGTTGTCAGGAACAGCCACGCCGATCGCGACCGGTGGTCCGGTGCCGCGCGGGGCGGACGCCATCGTCATGGTCGAGCATACCCAGCCGGCGGGACATCGTGCGATCGACGTCCGCCGCGCCGCTTCGCCCGGGCAATTCGTATCCTATGCCGGCTCCGATATCGCCCGTGGCGAGGCGCTGCTGCGCGCCGGGACCATCGTCGGCTCGCGCGAGATCGGGATGCTGGCGGCCTGCGGCATCGCGGAAGTGACCGTCGCGCGTCGGCCGCGCGTTGCGATCATTTCCACCGGCGATGAACTGGTGCAGCCCGGCCATTCCCTGCGGCTGGCCGCGATCTACGACACCAACGGCGCGATCGTCACGGCGGCGATCACGGAGAATGGCGGCGAGGCCAAGTTTCTCGGCGCCATCGCCGATGATGAGGCGCAACTCGAATCCGCGATGCGTGAGGCGCTCGCGAGCAGCGACATGCTGGTGCTGTCAGGCGGCACGTCCAAGGGCGCGGGCGACGTGTCCCACCGCATTATCGGCCGGCTCGGCAAGCCCGGCATCATCGCCCATGGCGTGGCGCTGAAGCCAGGCAAGCCGCTGTGCCTTGCGGTATGCGACGGCAAGCCTGTCATCATCCTGCCGGGATTTCCGACCTCGGCGATGTTCACCTTCCACGACATGATCGTGCCGGTGCTGCGGCGGATGGCCGGCCTGCCGCCGCGCTCGGACGCCAAGGTGGCCGCGCGCGTTCCCGTGCGGATCGCGTCCGAACTCGGCCGCGCCGAATTCGTCATGGTGTCGCTGGTTGAAGGCGCGGATGGGCTGATTGCGTATCCTACAGGCAAGGGCTCCGGCGCCATCACCTCCTTTGCCCAGGCCGACGGCTTTCTGCGCATCGATGCGCTGGCGGACCAGATGCCGGCCGGCAGCGATGCCGAGGTGACGCTGTTCACGCCGCATGTGCGGGTGCCCGATCTCGTTATCGTCGGCAGCCATTGCACCGGGCTCGATCTCGTCACGGCACCGCTGGCGCATGCCGGGCTCACCGTGCGCTCGATCGCCGTCGGAAGCCTCGGCGGCCTCTCGGCCGCCAAGCGCGGCGAATGCGATTTTGCGCCGATCCATCTGTTCGACGAGAAGACCGAGACCTACAACACACCGTATCTCAGCGACGGGCTCGAACTGGTGCCGGGATGGCGTCGCATGCAAGGCATCGTCTTCCGCAAAGGCGACAAGCGCTTCGAAGGCCTGAGCGCGGAGGATGCGGTGCGTGCCGCGCTGGCCGATCCCGCCTGCATCATGGTCAATCGCAACCAGGGCGCCGGCACGCGCATCCTGATCGACCGGCTGCTTGGCGGTGCGCGCCCGGACGGCTACTGGAATCAGCCGCGCTCGCACAACGCGGTAGCCGCGGCGGTCGCGCAGCACCGTGCCGACTGGGGCATGACCATTGCGCCGGTCGCGCATGCGTCAAATCTGGGTTTCATTCCCTTTGCCGAGGAGCATTATGATTTTGCGCTGGTGACGGCGCGCAAGCAGAGACCGGCCGTGCAGGCCTTTCTCGACGCGCTGGCGTCAGACGGGGCGCGCGCGGCGCTCGAGCAGGCAGGTTTCCGGCCGGCCTGA
- the mobA gene encoding molybdenum cofactor guanylyltransferase MobA, whose product MSRKNPRDTSARAKSVTSKIPGVLLAGGLARRMGGGDKPMRTIAGRTILDRVIARLAPQCDGLILNANGDPARFAAFGLPVIADSVADFPGPLAGILAALDWAAANRPDVEFVLSAAADCPFLPRDLVSRLYDAVEAENAELAVAASDGQSHPVIGLWSIGLREQLRHALVVEDIRKIDRWTARYRLATVTWPVAPLDPFFNANTMEDIAEAERLAALDGG is encoded by the coding sequence ATGTCGAGGAAGAATCCGCGCGACACAAGCGCAAGGGCGAAGAGCGTGACGAGTAAAATTCCTGGCGTTCTGCTCGCCGGCGGATTGGCGCGGCGGATGGGTGGCGGCGACAAGCCGATGCGCACGATCGCCGGCCGCACCATCCTCGACCGCGTGATCGCGCGCCTTGCGCCGCAATGCGACGGCCTCATCCTCAACGCCAATGGTGACCCAGCGCGTTTCGCAGCGTTCGGCCTTCCCGTCATTGCCGACAGCGTCGCCGATTTTCCTGGCCCGCTCGCCGGCATTCTGGCAGCACTCGACTGGGCTGCGGCCAACCGGCCCGATGTAGAATTTGTTCTCAGCGCCGCCGCAGACTGTCCATTCCTGCCGCGCGATCTGGTCTCCAGGCTATATGACGCGGTGGAAGCGGAGAATGCCGAGTTGGCCGTTGCCGCCTCCGATGGCCAGTCGCATCCGGTGATCGGATTATGGAGCATCGGCTTGCGCGAACAACTTCGCCACGCGCTGGTCGTCGAGGACATCAGGAAGATCGACCGCTGGACCGCGCGCTACAGGCTCGCCACAGTGACATGGCCAGTCGCGCCGCTCGATCCGTTCTTCAATGCCAACACCATGGAAGACATCGCGGAAGCAGAACGGCTGGCGGCGCTGGATGGCGGTTAG
- the mobB gene encoding molybdopterin-guanine dinucleotide biosynthesis protein B, with protein sequence MKVIGLAGWSGAGKTTLLTRVIPQFAKQGLRVSVIKHAHHAFDVDVPGKDSWRHREAGAAEVLVSSGRRWALMHELRGAHEPRLPELLAKMSPVDLVVVEGFKREPHRKIEIYRAANEKPLLFPDDPGIVGIATDTAVETTLPTAHLDDIEAVAAMMLQSAISLEDVLAKCEAEG encoded by the coding sequence ATGAAAGTGATAGGCCTCGCGGGATGGAGCGGCGCCGGCAAGACGACTTTGCTGACGCGGGTGATCCCGCAGTTCGCAAAACAGGGCCTGCGGGTGTCCGTGATCAAGCACGCCCACCACGCCTTCGACGTCGACGTACCCGGCAAGGATTCCTGGCGGCATCGCGAGGCCGGCGCGGCCGAAGTTCTGGTGTCATCGGGGCGGCGCTGGGCCTTGATGCATGAGCTGCGCGGGGCGCATGAGCCGCGATTGCCGGAATTGCTGGCCAAGATGTCGCCGGTCGATCTCGTCGTGGTCGAGGGCTTCAAGCGCGAGCCGCACCGCAAGATCGAGATCTATCGCGCCGCGAATGAAAAGCCGCTGCTGTTCCCCGACGATCCCGGTATCGTCGGAATCGCGACCGATACGGCGGTTGAAACCACGCTGCCGACCGCCCATCTCGACGACATAGAGGCGGTGGCGGCGATGATGTTGCAGTCTGCAATATCGCTCGAAGACGTGCTGGCCAAATGCGAAGCTGAGGGCTGA
- the fdhD gene encoding formate dehydrogenase accessory sulfurtransferase FdhD translates to MMKMEKAPAPLIVPNPEDPRLTERVAGTDQTGAAVEIRVPVERPLTLYLNAQEIVTMMTIGDYPEYLALGYLLNQNMLKYDDVVTEVEYDDDLQVVVVRTEHHTNFEAKLKKRTQTSGCAQGTAFGDLLEAVESVALPKAELRTSWLYHMTRTINTMPSLYLEAGAIHGCVLCKEGTPVCYTEDVGRHNAVDKIAGWIYRHGVDPADKILYTTGRLTSEMVIKTVRMGIPILVSRSGFTAWGVELARQVGLTLVGRTRGKRFIALSGQERIVFDQDLDYVEEESARHKRKGEERDE, encoded by the coding sequence ATGATGAAGATGGAAAAAGCCCCGGCCCCCCTGATCGTGCCGAACCCCGAGGATCCGCGGCTGACCGAGCGCGTCGCCGGGACCGATCAGACGGGCGCGGCGGTCGAAATCCGGGTGCCGGTGGAGCGGCCGCTGACGCTGTACCTGAACGCGCAGGAGATCGTCACCATGATGACGATCGGCGACTATCCGGAATATCTGGCGCTCGGCTATCTCCTGAACCAGAACATGCTGAAATATGACGACGTCGTCACCGAGGTCGAGTATGACGACGACCTTCAGGTCGTGGTGGTGCGCACCGAGCATCACACCAATTTCGAAGCCAAGCTGAAGAAACGCACGCAGACGTCCGGCTGTGCACAGGGCACCGCGTTCGGCGACCTGCTTGAAGCGGTGGAAAGCGTGGCGCTGCCGAAGGCGGAGCTGCGCACCTCGTGGCTCTACCATATGACGCGCACGATCAACACCATGCCCTCGCTTTATCTGGAGGCCGGCGCGATCCATGGTTGCGTGCTGTGCAAGGAAGGCACACCCGTCTGCTATACCGAGGACGTCGGCCGTCATAACGCGGTCGACAAGATTGCCGGCTGGATCTATAGGCACGGCGTCGATCCCGCCGACAAGATCCTTTACACCACGGGCCGGCTCACCTCGGAGATGGTGATCAAGACGGTGCGGATGGGCATTCCCATCCTGGTCTCGCGCTCCGGCTTCACCGCATGGGGCGTCGAACTGGCGCGGCAGGTCGGGCTGACGCTGGTTGGCCGCACGCGCGGCAAGCGCTTCATTGCGCTATCAGGACAGGAGCGGATCGTGTTCGACCAGGACCTCGACTATGTCGAGGAAGAATCCGCGCGACACAAGCGCAAGGGCGAAGAGCGTGACGAGTAA
- a CDS encoding molybdopterin-binding protein, whose protein sequence is MTSNQRLPNSLTPLDVALAALLEGVDPAAPVELALAEALGCIAADMPGLDAHPPRDIAAADGYAFRTRDLVGASSYSPLPITAAPAWVEAGEIIPDNCDCVLDSDSVEMSGPLVQALAEAIPGQGVRRAGSDIAAGNRPVEAGQRVLPRHLMVARAAGMARLNVRRPRLRIVNIPRGTVTADLVAESARAAGGEVVLVAAAGRDTASIAAAIDDGACDLLLIVGGSGVGRTDAAVTALGARGKILAHGIALQPGRTSAVGRAGKTPVVVLPGASDQALAAWWTLALPALDRLSGRRRRSTLNLPLARKIASSVGIAEIVLLEREQDAWVPLAVGELSLDAIARAEAWLVVPAGSEGFAAGTRVDAYMLRE, encoded by the coding sequence ATGACCTCGAACCAGCGCTTGCCGAATTCGCTAACGCCGCTCGATGTGGCGCTCGCCGCGTTGCTGGAGGGCGTGGATCCTGCCGCGCCGGTGGAACTGGCATTGGCGGAAGCGCTGGGCTGTATTGCCGCGGATATGCCGGGGCTCGATGCCCACCCGCCGCGCGATATCGCTGCCGCGGACGGCTACGCATTCCGCACGCGCGACCTTGTCGGCGCATCCTCCTATTCGCCGCTGCCAATAACGGCGGCGCCGGCGTGGGTCGAGGCCGGCGAGATCATTCCTGACAACTGCGACTGCGTGCTGGATTCCGATTCCGTCGAGATGTCCGGTCCGCTGGTGCAGGCGCTGGCGGAGGCGATCCCGGGGCAGGGCGTGCGCCGGGCCGGCAGCGATATCGCAGCGGGCAACCGTCCCGTTGAAGCCGGCCAGCGCGTGCTGCCGCGCCATCTCATGGTCGCCCGCGCCGCAGGAATGGCGCGGTTGAACGTGCGCCGCCCACGCCTGCGCATCGTCAATATTCCCCGGGGCACGGTAACCGCGGATCTGGTCGCCGAGAGCGCGCGGGCCGCGGGCGGTGAGGTCGTCCTGGTCGCGGCTGCAGGTCGCGATACCGCATCGATTGCCGCGGCGATCGATGACGGTGCGTGCGATCTGCTGCTGATCGTCGGCGGCTCCGGAGTCGGCCGCACCGACGCCGCGGTGACGGCATTGGGCGCGCGCGGGAAGATTCTCGCACATGGCATTGCCCTGCAACCAGGCCGCACTTCGGCCGTTGGTCGTGCAGGCAAGACGCCGGTCGTGGTGTTGCCAGGCGCGTCCGACCAGGCCCTGGCGGCGTGGTGGACGCTGGCGCTTCCCGCGCTCGATCGTTTGTCGGGCCGGCGGCGGCGCAGCACGCTCAATCTGCCGCTGGCGCGCAAGATTGCTTCAAGCGTCGGCATTGCCGAGATCGTGCTGCTGGAACGAGAGCAGGATGCCTGGGTCCCGCTGGCGGTGGGCGAATTGTCGCTCGATGCGATTGCGCGCGCCGAGGCCTGGCTCGTGGTGCCCGCCGGATCGGAAGGATTTGCGGCGGGCACCCGGGTCGATGCCTATATGCTGCGGGAGTGA
- a CDS encoding molybdopterin molybdotransferase MoeA produces the protein MAQLSDDCFAFGGPMMSVDEAVGLIATRVTPVVDIETVTLARADGRILAHEILAPLPLPPFTNSAVDGYAVASRDLPQHKEQTFPVTGRVQAGSSASAPLKPGQAMRIFTGAPMPEGADTVFMQEDVRVEGDKVVLPAGLKPGANVRPAGEDIASGFAALQAGQRLRPQDVALAAAFGLTQLDVTRRIRVAVFSTGNELASPGEARAAVQLFDSNRFMLMAMLSRLGCEVSDLGIIRDDRASLSRALQEVAGGHDLILTTGGVSTGEEDHVKASVESVGRLVLWRMAIKPGRPVAMGIIGGTPFIGLPGNPVASFVTFVHVVRPTILALSGARPEPLRPMPVRAAFSYKKKISRREYVRVSLRKGADGALEAVKFPREGAGLLSSLADTDGLVELGEDITQVSPGQTVGFLSYASLIN, from the coding sequence ATGGCGCAATTGTCCGACGATTGCTTTGCCTTCGGCGGTCCGATGATGTCGGTCGATGAGGCCGTCGGTCTCATTGCCACGCGTGTGACGCCGGTTGTGGATATCGAGACGGTTACGCTCGCCCGCGCCGATGGCCGCATTCTGGCGCACGAGATACTGGCGCCGCTGCCGCTGCCGCCCTTCACCAATTCCGCGGTCGACGGCTATGCGGTTGCGAGCCGCGACCTCCCGCAGCACAAAGAGCAGACGTTTCCGGTTACCGGTCGCGTGCAGGCGGGTAGTTCCGCATCTGCGCCGCTCAAGCCGGGGCAGGCAATGCGCATCTTCACCGGTGCGCCGATGCCCGAAGGCGCAGATACCGTGTTCATGCAGGAAGACGTGCGCGTCGAGGGCGATAAGGTCGTGCTTCCCGCAGGCCTCAAGCCGGGCGCCAATGTACGCCCCGCAGGCGAAGACATCGCTTCAGGTTTTGCGGCGCTGCAGGCCGGGCAGCGGCTGCGGCCGCAGGACGTTGCGCTTGCCGCAGCCTTTGGCCTGACACAACTCGATGTCACAAGGCGCATTCGCGTCGCCGTGTTTTCCACCGGCAACGAACTGGCCTCGCCGGGCGAGGCGCGCGCCGCGGTGCAACTGTTCGATTCCAACCGTTTCATGCTGATGGCGATGTTGTCGCGGCTCGGCTGCGAGGTCAGCGATCTCGGTATTATCAGGGATGATCGCGCCTCGCTGTCCCGCGCGCTGCAGGAGGTCGCCGGCGGTCATGATTTGATCCTCACGACGGGCGGCGTTTCGACCGGCGAGGAGGACCACGTCAAGGCGAGCGTCGAAAGCGTGGGCAGGCTGGTGCTGTGGCGGATGGCAATCAAGCCGGGACGCCCCGTCGCAATGGGCATCATCGGCGGCACGCCCTTCATCGGATTGCCGGGCAATCCGGTGGCGAGCTTTGTCACTTTCGTCCACGTGGTGCGGCCGACCATTCTGGCGCTGTCCGGTGCCCGGCCGGAGCCACTTCGGCCGATGCCGGTTCGCGCCGCCTTCAGCTACAAGAAGAAGATCTCGCGCCGCGAATATGTCCGCGTCAGCTTGCGCAAGGGTGCCGATGGCGCGCTCGAAGCGGTAAAATTTCCGCGCGAAGGCGCAGGGCTCTTGTCGTCGCTGGCGGACACCGATGGCCTCGTCGAACTCGGTGAGGACATCACGCAGGTGTCGCCCGGCCAGACCGTCGGGTTCCTATCCTATGCAAGCCTGATCAACTGA
- a CDS encoding ABC transporter substrate-binding protein: MFARKLSRLAVLMAALLASTAALAQISDDVVKLGVLTDMNGPAATATGQGSVTAAQMAIDDFGGKVLGKPISIIVGDHQLKPDIGGGIARRWYDVDQVDVILDVPVSAVGLAVQNITNEKKKLLIVHSTGTADFHGKFCSPHAIQWVFDTRALAVGTAQAVVKRGGDSWFFITDDYAFGHSLERDASTVVTANGGKVLGSVRPPLATPDLSSFVLQAQASKAKIIGIAAGPPNNMNEIKTGAEFGVFKGGQQMAALLALITDIHSLGLPAAQGLLLTTSFYWDMDDKTREWSKRYFAKMNRMPTMWQAGVYSSVMSYLNAIKEAGTDEPLKVAAKMREKPIEDFFSRNGKLREDNLMIHDLWLVQVKKPDESKYPWDYYQILARIPGDEAFGPPDPACAMAKK, from the coding sequence ATGTTCGCCAGGAAACTATCCAGGCTTGCCGTGCTCATGGCCGCGCTGCTGGCGTCAACCGCGGCGCTCGCTCAAATCTCGGACGACGTCGTCAAGCTCGGCGTTCTCACCGACATGAACGGCCCGGCGGCAACGGCGACCGGCCAGGGCTCGGTCACTGCCGCGCAGATGGCGATCGACGATTTCGGCGGCAAGGTCCTGGGCAAGCCGATCAGCATCATCGTCGGCGATCACCAGTTGAAGCCGGATATCGGCGGCGGCATCGCGCGGCGCTGGTATGACGTGGATCAGGTCGACGTGATCCTCGACGTTCCGGTTTCCGCGGTCGGGCTTGCGGTGCAGAACATCACCAACGAGAAGAAGAAGCTGTTGATCGTGCACTCGACCGGCACCGCAGACTTCCACGGCAAGTTCTGCTCGCCGCACGCGATACAATGGGTGTTCGATACCCGCGCGCTGGCGGTCGGCACCGCGCAGGCGGTGGTGAAGCGCGGCGGCGATAGCTGGTTCTTCATCACCGACGACTATGCGTTCGGTCACTCGCTGGAGCGCGACGCTTCCACCGTGGTCACGGCCAATGGCGGCAAGGTGCTGGGCTCGGTGCGCCCGCCGCTTGCCACGCCTGATCTGTCATCCTTCGTGCTGCAGGCCCAGGCCTCGAAAGCCAAGATCATCGGCATTGCCGCCGGTCCTCCGAACAACATGAACGAGATCAAGACCGGCGCGGAGTTCGGCGTGTTCAAGGGCGGCCAGCAGATGGCCGCGCTGCTCGCATTGATCACCGACATCCATTCGCTTGGGTTACCGGCAGCGCAGGGGCTGTTGCTGACGACGTCGTTCTATTGGGACATGGACGACAAGACCCGCGAATGGTCGAAGCGCTACTTCGCCAAGATGAACCGGATGCCGACGATGTGGCAGGCCGGCGTCTATTCATCGGTCATGAGCTATCTCAACGCCATCAAGGAAGCCGGCACCGACGAGCCGCTGAAGGTAGCGGCGAAGATGCGCGAAAAGCCGATCGAGGATTTCTTCTCCCGCAACGGCAAACTGCGCGAGGACAATCTGATGATCCACGACCTGTGGCTGGTGCAGGTCAAGAAGCCGGATGAATCGAAATATCCATGGGACTACTATCAGATCCTCGCCAGGATTCCCGGCGACGAAGCGTTCGGCCCGCCCGATCCGGCGTGCGCGATGGCGAAGAAGTGA